In one Oryza glaberrima chromosome 2, OglaRS2, whole genome shotgun sequence genomic region, the following are encoded:
- the LOC127762118 gene encoding probable inactive dual specificity protein phosphatase-like At4g18593, which translates to METIQALELGVEQKKSEPEVDEMPGSMEDQKPAEISQDKVAETDIKPAVQTELETSPVANPNPAETNQYTDGVTYGDLETTDPGTTYRCKRCRTLVATEGYVVTHKVGRGEKCFATRKKYHVDEKEPECTCLFVEPLKWMQPVVEGYISGKIACRKCNSRLGQFHWAGVQCSCGAWVNPAFQLVKSKIDQC; encoded by the exons ATGGAAACTATCCAGGCGCTAGAATTGGGAGTTGAACAGAAAAAGTCAGAACCAGAGGTTGATGAGATGCCAGGATCCATGGAGGATCAAAAGCCTGCGGAAATAAGCCAGGACAAAGTCGCGGAAACTGATATTAAACCAGCAGTACAAACTGAGCTGGAGACAAGTCCAGTGGCTAATCCAAACCCTGCAGAAACAAACCAGTACACTGATGGGGTAACTTATGGTGACCTAGAAACCACTGATCCAGGCACTACTTACCGCTGCAAAAGATGTCGCACACTCGTCGCTACTGAAGGCTATGTTGTTACCCACAAAGTTGGTCGTGGTGAGAAGTGCTTCGCGACGCGCAAAAAGTATCATGTGGATGAGAAGGAACCCGAATGTACCTGCCTCTTTGTGGAGCCCTTGAAGTGGATGCAACCTG TGGTGGAAGGATATATTTCAGGGAAGATCGCGTGCAGGAAATGCAACAGCCGATTGGGACAATTCCACTGGGCAGGAGTGCAGTGCAGCTGCGGAGCCTGGGTGAATCCAGCTTTCCAGCTGGTCAAGAGCAAGATTGATCAGTGTTAG
- the LOC127764253 gene encoding uncharacterized protein LOC127764253, translating to MERGCNGNGGVKVTFIETQFVTSDAAGFKSLVQRLTGNDAAVATAPPLERPRPCRRGVDGWRGAEATVGVGLPAARAPWMDEIEMMMLYETCDLAEMLCVDVAAGGGGCHGGGGGRR from the coding sequence ATGGAGAGGGGTTgcaatggcaatggcggcgTGAAGGTGACCTTCATCGAGACGCAGTTCGTCACCTCCGACGCCGCCGGGTTCAAGTCGCTCGTGCAGCGCCTCACCGGCAACGACGCAGCCGTtgcgaccgcgccgccgctcgagaGGCCGCGGCCGTGCCGGCGGGGGGTCGACGGGTGGAGGGGAGCCGAGGCGACGGTGGGGGTGGggctgccggcggcgcgggcgccgtgGATGGATGAGATTGAGATGATGATGCTGTACGAGACTTGCGACCTCGCCGAGATGCTGTGCGTCGATGTCGCCGCGGGCGGAGGAGggtgccacggcggcggcggcggccggcgatga